The Anaerolineae bacterium genomic sequence GGCAATACGGAAGGCGGCAAGACAAACTCTATGAAGCTATCGCTCCCCTAAATAGAGTCCTAATTGTAGCTCAGACTAGCAAAACTCTGGCTTTTGTCTTTGTTCCAAAAGGTATGGTCTACTCACACGCAACAATATTATTCGCTTTTGATGAAAACAGATATTTTTCATTGCTGCAATCAAGTTTTCATACCTCGTGGGTACTATGTTATGGATCAACTTTAAAGGGAGATGCTCGGTATATTCCAACCGATTGTTTCCAAACCTTCCCCTTCCCCGATTCCGACCCTGCCGCCCCCAACTCTGAACTCGACGCCATCGGCAAAACCTACCACGAACACCGCCGAAAATTATGCTCACCCGCCAGGAAGGGCTGACCGCCACCTACAATCGCTTCCACAACCCGGAAGAAACCGCGCCGGACATCGTAAAATTGCGGGAACTGCACGTGCAAATGGACACCGCCGTCGCCGCGGCCTACGGCTGGGCTGATCTTGACCTGGCCCACGATTTCCACGACACGCCCCAGGGCCTGCGCTTCACCATTAGCGAGACCGCTCGCCGGGAGGTGCTGGGGCGCCTGCTGGAACTCAACCACCGGCGCTACGAGGAAGAAGTGCTGGCGGGGCTGCACGAGAAGGGGTCGAAGGGCAAACGGAAGGAAAAGAAGAAGGCGGATGACGGCGGGCAGATGTTGTTGTTTTAGCTTTTGCAAATGTCAAAAGGAAGTGTTGTATGGCCAAAAGTAAACGAAACCCAAAGCAAAAAAAACCATTTGTTCTCAAAAAACAGGACAATAATTGGATCGATCAGGCTAATGCGCAATTAAGGCGGCAAGATTATCAAGGATTGGTCCAAACTTGCCGGCGTGTTCTGCACGACGCGCCGGCCAAATCTCAAAAACGCGCCGACGCGCTTGAATATTTAGCCAGCGCTTACACCATGCTCAGCCAATTTGAAGAGGCCTACCAAGCCCTGTCGCAAGCGTTGGAAATCAAGCCGCAATATGCCCACTTGTGGTACAATCGTGGCTTGACCGGCCGCTACACCATGCGTCTGGTGCAGGCGACGCGAGACTTTGAAAAAGCGGTGGAACTGGAAACAGACCCCACGCAGCGTACAAAATTCACCGAAATTTTAGCTCAAACCCGGGAAATGGCCGAAAGCGAGCGCGCCCTGCGCGGGCCGGGTTTTACCCTGGAACAACTGGAGGAGCAGCAAGAGTTGTTTGAGCGCGGCATTCAACTGATGCGCCGGGAAAAATGGGCCGCAGCGGAGCAAGCCTTCCGCCGGGTCATTGAAATGGGTGAGTGCCTGCCCCAACCGCGGGGCAACCTGGGCCTGACCTTGCTGATGCAAAAGAAGTATGATGAAGCCGAAGCCGCCTTCAAGCGGGCGCTGGACATTGATCCTGATTACGACCTGGCCAAACAGAACCTGGCCAGTCTTCCCCTAACCCGCCAAACAGGTCATACGCCGGCCCTGGCTCTCAGAGAACCCTTTGCCAATGTCAACAACATCAGCTTAACCGTTCAATTGCCGGAGGATGATGAATGACTGAAGACCCCTATTTAGAAATGGTTTACGAGCATTGGGAAGACATCTTGAAATGGTATAACTTGTTTGTCGCCAAAAGGCCGGTGATGCTGTTTGATGTGCAGGAACAGAGGATATATGCCTATCCGTACAAAGAGTTCAAGGAAGATATGAATC encodes the following:
- a CDS encoding tetratricopeptide repeat protein, which gives rise to MAKSKRNPKQKKPFVLKKQDNNWIDQANAQLRRQDYQGLVQTCRRVLHDAPAKSQKRADALEYLASAYTMLSQFEEAYQALSQALEIKPQYAHLWYNRGLTGRYTMRLVQATRDFEKAVELETDPTQRTKFTEILAQTREMAESERALRGPGFTLEQLEEQQELFERGIQLMRREKWAAAEQAFRRVIEMGECLPQPRGNLGLTLLMQKKYDEAEAAFKRALDIDPDYDLAKQNLASLPLTRQTGHTPALALREPFANVNNISLTVQLPEDDE